AACACATGGTAGAATGTACAAAATGATTTGAGAAAAATGGAATGTGGGATATATGGTACAAATATGATATTAGCAAGTGAGAAAGGTAAGGTGTGCTGAGTTAGAATAACATTAATGGCTGTTTAGCAGAAACGCATGCAGATTACAATCATGAAATATAAGAGCATAACTGTGAAATCAAAATGCTAAGATAATGGGGCATTGTACACATTGAGGACTACCtatagttttggttttcttttattccatACAAAttgataaaagaataaaaaggagcaAATTCCTCAATGATGTGTTGGACATTAAAGGATGGTAGTTTAGTTGTCATTGAAACAATGTATTCCTAACCAAAAGATTATAATTTGGGACGTCAGGATGGCCAAGTGGTCTAAGGAAATGGCCTATAGCTCATCTTCCAAAAGACCACAGTAGTATCCTGACTACATCTCAAACATTCCAGAAAAGAGAAATGGGATAAACATTAGAAGTCCTCAATCAGGTAAAAGCATTTCACAGACTTTCATTTTGATGCTAACATAGTAGTTTTGAGAACAGTTTCTAGAATCCAATTCAaacaaatttatgttttgtacaaTTATTACAGTTTTCACTATTGCCACTATTATAAGTGTTATAAAATTTAGGTTTATTTTCCTGTTCATAAAATGCTCCTCTTTGTTATCTATATATTATGATTGATTGAAACCTCAttgtctattttattatttttcttttaaaataattttctcaagTTATTTCTGAATTACTTTCTCAAGAAATGAAGCCAAAGATAACCATGACTCTTGATTCTTTCCAGTATCAGAAAAGAGAGTAAAAGATGACATCATCAACATATTTAAATCACACCATTCTCAGAGACATCTGGTACACTATGATTGGGATCCCAGGACTAGAAGATGCACACATTTGGCTCTCCATCCCCATCTTTTCTATGTATATAGTAGCTGTTATAGGCAATACATTCCTAATATTGCTGATCTCTATTGAGCATAGTCTTCATGAACCCATGTACTTTTTCCTAACTATGTTGGCCCTGGCCGATATCTTCTTGTCCACAGTGACCATTCCAAAGGTATTAGCAATTTTCTGGTTCCAAGATAGAAGCATTTCTTTTGCTAGCTGTGTGTCTCAGATGTTTTTCCTCCACTTCATCTTTGTGACAGAGTCTGGTATACTACTCTCCATGGCATTTGACCGTTATGTTGCTATCTGCTATCCACTAAGATACACCACCATTCTAACCCCATCTGTCATCATCAAAATGGGCATTGCAGCTGTGACTAGAAGTTTTTTCATCTGCTTCCCCCTGATCTTTCTTGTCTATAGGCTCACCTATTGTGGGAAGAGCATCATTCGTCACTCATACTGTGAACACATGGGCATTGCCAGGTTGGCCTGTGACAGCATCAAAGTCAATATTTACTATGGATTGATTGTAGCTCTATTTTCCATATTTCTAGACGTAGTACTTATTATTGTCTCATATGCTCGCATACTTTGTGCTGTGTACAGAATACCTTCCCAAGATACCAGACTCAAAGCTCTGAGTACATGTGGCTCCCATGTCTGTGTCATCCTGTTATTTTATAtgccagttttcttttcttctcttggtcACCGTTTTGGAGGTGACAGCATACCACTGCATGTTCACATCCTCCTTGCTAACCTCTATGTTGTTCTACCACCCTCCCTCAATCCCATCATTTATGGAGTAAAGACCAAGCAAATTCaggagagagttgttcagttattttctttaaacaagGTAATTTGTTGATATAAAACAAACCATGTAGACATAAAACAGAttagttttccagtttttctatAAAATCTCtaaaagttaagagcacttgaagATATTGTGGAAATATTTTGGTAACTTAATAAAAAGTTACAATTTCAGTAAAAGAGACAATGTTAAATTCTTATAGATTATGTGTCTTTGGTTCAAGTCAGTATTATTATTGTTTACTATAATCAAATTATAAATTCCAATAAATTATACAGAACTCATAAATTAATAATACATTATTATGTCTATTTACATctccattttattatattttcctttatataatTGTTCTAAGTATATAATTGTTATATGTTTAGTTACCTTCTCACAGTTTCTCTACTGTACAATAATGCAAAGTACATAGATAGTGAACTTTTTAATTAGTTCAGCCTTGCCAATTGTGATATGCATTTCCTTACAGAATGGTTAACCCTGATcaacaaatgtaaaacaaattttaagacaaaattattttaatatcataaattttatatcattaaaattaatttcttattGCCATCAATGCCACCAAGTAAATTATCATATCAAGCAAAACTAATATACTTGACAGGTCATTCTATTATGATACTTTTGCAAATATATGCCTACTTGACTATGTTTTTTACAACACAGTACATGACATTATGCCCTATGTTAGCCATCTTAACTTATATAAGGTATTAGTGAGGAACTTTGAAATAATATCTTACCAGAAATGCTTAAATTCTGTTACAAATTTTCTGTTAACAAATTTGATAGAtatgatttaaattttgttttaaatgctcACAGTGAAGAAGAGAAATTAACCTTACAATGATTGTTTCAGTTTTACATAACTATTGATCGTTTTGGTCTAAATGTTCACCTGAGACTTCTGCtttgttttcagtattttcttGAATATCCATGTTAGTGTAGTTTCAGGTAGATGGCaataggctagagagatgattcagaaGTGAAGAGCACTTTCTACACTTGTTGAGAatttgagtttggttcccagcacccatgttaaatGGATTAAAGCTGTTTATAACCCCAAGAGGTCCAGAACCCTCCACAAGTACCCATATACACTGGGATaagcacacactcaaacacatccacacacacgaacacatccATATAAGTAAAGATAAAATCAATCTGGTTTAAAAATGAATACTTCTATTTACAAAAACAGGCTTCCGTAACAGACATTCTTAACAACTATTGACCTTCAGAACAGTTGCATTGGCAATGCaagagacaaaagaaaaggaGTGGCTCTGAGTCCAGGTACAGGAAGGGGTTTGACAGCCAATGACTGAATGGTTCAGTCAGAACTtacacaaagagaaaaaacagtctgtgtgtgggcatgtgggcatgtgtgcatgtgtgcgtgcgcggtcatatgtttctgtgtgtgtgtgtgtgtgtgtgtgtgtgtgtgtgtgtaggagtatgtgtgtctatgtgtgtgaatatgtgtgtgagcgtgtgtgtgtgtgtgtgtgtgtgtatgtctacttttgtcttttgtttttgttgtttgtctttttacttctctttttcaagatgaagaaaataaaCCCTGAGAAATCATCATGAGAGATAACAATTGAATTCTGAGCCTAAATGATGGACTTTTACAGACTGTGGTGACTCTGGATCATTGCTTTTCCTTGATTAGGAATCTATTTCACATATGTCATGAAACTTAAAATTATGATGTGCATCATCCATATCAAAAGGAACTTGGAAAGTTGATTTGAAAAGAGTAGCTGTTTTTAAAGGATGTAAAAGTGAACTTATTAGAGGAAACTATGCCAAaattatacagaaaataaaattagacaaagtaaaaatgatgaatagaggggctggagagaaggctcagaagttaagagcactggctactcttccagaggttgcaattcccagaaaccaatgTGACCAGATGCACcttttctgtgtgtctgaagacagtgaaaatgtactcataaacataaaaataaagaaatgattggtgggttggggagcagggtggggatagggtataggaggctttgggataacatttgaaatgtaaatgaagaaaatatctaataaaagtgccttaaaataaaagaaaaaaacacgttaataaattgatttttaaattgatgACAAGAATCCTGTGACTTTGAATAATTTATTTATCTAATAATCACTTATCAGAACATATAGTTTCTAGGATATAATGTGGGCTTATGCCTAAGCATTACATTACTAAGAATCAAAAATCTACTTCTACTTTGAAACCTATTTTAAAGTAGGTTTTTATTATAGGAAGGTCTGAAGACTATAGTACTGGTGTCATGGAAATATATGTTACTTCTAAAGTCATTTCATTAaagatgaaaactttaaaaaataaaataaaataaagtgtgaAGCTACtttatatttctatttgtttttagtTGCAAACCTGTATATTAAACAGTAATATTAGTGACTGTGACATTATGAACATTCTATAAGTATTAATAATCACGTATTGTAATATAGTATTAAATGCATTTAACTTTCAATTATTCTTGTTCATGTTGGACTCAGTGGGTGTTTTAAAAGCTGTACATTTGATGGAAGTTTTACACATGTCATAAATGACTTAGAAGTACTAGTCATGTTGTGAACCTTGGAGGAGAACCACCACCTCATTAAACCAGAATAATCCCAGAATGTTCCTTATATTTACAAATAAGTGGGATTTTTGTCATTCATCAAATAAATTTGTCTTAGAGACAAACAGAGATAAACACAGAAAACTATGTCCAACTTTAAAGCAGATCTGTGGAGCTCAGTACTAATAAATACATCTGCAAACAGCTCCTACACCTAAAGGGGCTCAGTGAACATTGCAGAAGATGGGGCAGAAAGCTTGTGTATGAGGCATTATCTATTAGTCATGTCAGAAACCACACCCATTAGGTCTCACCAAATAATTTTTCAAACATGGATAACCGCAATCCACACGCTGAAGAGGATGTGGGAAAGCTCATGAGGTCTCAGCCTCATGAAGAAGTAAAAGTAGATAAGAAATACTGAGAGactgaaaatttatttttccccagggaagagcacactaatTGCTTATTCAGAACCAAGTGTTTAGCCCTGAAAatgtacatacaagtaacatttcAGAAAGTGGGCAGGTTATGTTTAGGAGTCTgtatgcatgcacagacacatacatgcatttaACAATTATTAAAAAGAGAGGCCATCAATTTGAACTAGAGAAAGGAGGAGTATACAGAAGGgtttgaaggaaggaaaggggaaattaTATAATCATATTGTAAcctcaaaactaaaataaataatgaacatTGCTTGGCTTTGCTTTGTAAATAAGAATTGTCACAGTTATGAAAGCGCCATAGTCACACACTACAGATTGAGAGCAGACGTTGCATATACGTGTATTATGTATAAAGCTGATACACATCCCATGTACTTGTTAACTGTAAGTATATTTTGATCTTTGAATGTaattaaatttcctttctttttctctagagTCCTGCTGTCTTTAGTTTCTACTGCAGTAAAAGCTAGAGCTTGGATAATGAGGGAGAAAACtgttgaagaaggaaagaaaagaaacccagcaGAATCTTTCTGTCATGAAAAGAGGAAAGGCAGGcagttgtggtgcacacctttaatcaatcccagaacttgggaggcagaggtaggcagatttctgagtttgaggccagcctggtctacagagtgagttccaggacagccagggctacacagagagaccctatctcgaaaaccaaaaaaaaaaaaaaaaaaaaaaaaaaaaaaaaaaaaaaa
This Mus musculus strain C57BL/6J chromosome 7, GRCm38.p6 C57BL/6J DNA region includes the following protein-coding sequences:
- the Olfr619 gene encoding olfactory receptor 619, translated to MTSSTYLNHTILRDIWYTMIGIPGLEDAHIWLSIPIFSMYIVAVIGNTFLILLISIEHSLHEPMYFFLTMLALADIFLSTVTIPKVLAIFWFQDRSISFASCVSQMFFLHFIFVTESGILLSMAFDRYVAICYPLRYTTILTPSVIIKMGIAAVTRSFFICFPLIFLVYRLTYCGKSIIRHSYCEHMGIARLACDSIKVNIYYGLIVALFSIFLDVVLIIVSYARILCAVYRIPSQDTRLKALSTCGSHVCVILLFYMPVFFSSLGHRFGGDSIPLHVHILLANLYVVLPPSLNPIIYGVKTKQIQERVVQLFSLNKVIC